One Campylobacter sputorum genomic window, AGAAACTATAGGAGATGCAGATCTTTTAATAGATAATAATTTAGTGACTTGGTTGCATAATTTAAAAGATAAAGTTGCACAAGGTGGAAAATTATCTATTTGGGATAGAAGGCTAGGCTGGGGAACAATGCAACAAGAGCAAGAGCTGGAGGATTTTTTTGATTCTCTTCCTAAAGGAGCATATTCAATAGGAGATTTTGGATCTTGGCTTTTAAGAAATTATTTTGATGAAGATATAACAGAATTTAAAAGATTATACACAGAAGATAGAGAAAAATCAACTGCTGCAAAAAGAGCACAAGTTGAGAAAGAAAATAAAGAAATAAGAGAATATAATGAAAAACTAGCAAAAGAGAAAAAAAGAGATGCTAGATAAGTATAAACCAATAAAGTAAAAACATTTAATAAAGAAACTTATGATATGCAAAATGATCCAAGACTATTTTATACTAGTAAGCTTTTACAAAGACAAAACAAAGAAGATGTAAAACTTTTCTAGAACTTATGGAGAAATTAGAAAAAAGATTGGGGTTGATGTTAGGGCTTAAATAAATTTATAAAAAAGTTAATGTATAATTACTTATAAAACAATATTTAAGGAATATTTTATGAATAAATTATCATCAGTTATTTTGCTTAGTGCTACATTAGCTTTAGCTTCGGACCCAATTACTATAGATAGTGTTTTTAAAAAACAAGTTGGTCTAAGAAGTGTAACAACTTTGTCTTTTTTAAGCTCTGGTAATCCAAATGTATACTCAAGTTATCCAAGTTTGATGATAAATGGTGATTCTATGGTGTGGGATGATACAAAGCAGCTCACACTAAGTCAAAGTATAATGTATACATTAACAGATAAAATAGATATTTTAGCAACAGTAGATGGTAATTATAGACGTAGTGAGTATATGAGTTATTATACTTTAGAGCCAAAAAGTGAAACTAATTTAGATTTTGGTTCTGCTTGGATTGGGTTAAATTATACTGGAGATAGTATAGGAGAGCTTATACCAATGGTTACTTTGCAAACAGCTGTTTTGCAAAGAGAAAGAGCATATCATGAAACTGAAAATTTTAATTTTAAATCATACTCTTTAAAAGGAACTCTAAAGGGCTATTCTGATCCAGTAATTTATTCTATGTATACAGGAGTCGGGTATAATCGCCCAAGAAATTTTAGTTTTGCTGATATTGAAAGAATGACAAATATACACTCCATACCAACTTATAGTGTTGGCTCTACTTATAGCTTAGATATCGATACAGCTATTTCTTTTTCTGCTACAATGGGTGGCTCAAGTGCTGCTCCTGATAGTATATTTGGCATAAGTTTGTGGAAAAAATTCTAAAAATATTAATCATTATAGTGTCTTTGTGTATTTATTTAAATGCTGAGTTTGCAGTAAAATCATATTATGAAATTAAAAATGAAAGAGTAGTAAGGCAAAGCTATGAGGAGTCTTGCGGTGCTTCATCTATTGCGACTTTGATAAATTTATTTGATATAAAAAAGTATAGCGAGAGCGATATATTAAATTATCTATTAGATGATAATAAGACAATAAATACAAATATGGTAAGTTTCAAAGAGTTAAAAGAGGTATTAAATAAAATAGGATATGAATCAAATGGTTATCAAATGGATAGAAATTTGTTTGATAAATTAAATATACCAGTTATTGTTAAAGTAGAAAATGACCCTAGGTATCCACATTTTGTTGTTGCAATAAATCATAAAGGTGATTTTATAACTATACTTGATCCAAGCTTTGGAGAGTATATAAGTCTCAAAAATGATTTCTTTAATCTATGGGACAGGCAAGGTAATGGTGGTTATGCACTAATAGTGGCTCCTAATATAAAAAATATAAATTTGTATAATAAACTAAAATTACCAAATAAAATATTGTTTGAAAAATAAGATATTTGTATAATATAGCTTATTAAATTTTTATTTATATTATTTTGCTTAAAAACTAATTAAAATTCTAAAAAAATATAAAATCTATAAA contains:
- a CDS encoding cysteine peptidase family C39 domain-containing protein, with the protein product MEKILKILIIIVSLCIYLNAEFAVKSYYEIKNERVVRQSYEESCGASSIATLINLFDIKKYSESDILNYLLDDNKTINTNMVSFKELKEVLNKIGYESNGYQMDRNLFDKLNIPVIVKVENDPRYPHFVVAINHKGDFITILDPSFGEYISLKNDFFNLWDRQGNGGYALIVAPNIKNINLYNKLKLPNKILFEK